From Choloepus didactylus isolate mChoDid1 chromosome 19, mChoDid1.pri, whole genome shotgun sequence, one genomic window encodes:
- the CASS4 gene encoding cas scaffolding protein family member 4 isoform X5 has product MKGTSVTDGAPKALFTLPRPARVSLLALPSQVYDVPAQSRVPSALKEPGKQQLYDVPASPQKAGLYPPLSQASGHSFPLTSTIIRKDGYNTLPNPQKSEWIYDTPVSPEKAGVRNASLTSFVEDTRPHDVPRSTSSFHSPPNSRAGCLTQQLYRDAPRQKKFSLPEISGYGFSAPRDIFPLDEGVSYKVPSSFLIPRVEQQNTEPNVYDIPKAMSSIPQAVKELEKADGAAEVCRDHSSSWFSRRVTSVSPDPDSLSVSSSDSRASVVSSCSSTSVDSSSASSSEELAKELSLDLDMVKEMVTALQCKVVSSVAGLMLFVSRKWRLRECLEANLDAIHRASDHIEESLREFLDFARGVQGMACHLTDSTLQARIRDQLQTISNSYQILLETKESLNGCNWALEVLVTDKVQNTPDDLERFVMVARMVPEDIKRFASIVIANGRLLFKQNCGKEESVPLTPNAEFKPEKCVQLPQRITESLQRSTPFNEQRESENTPELLKKNRANVCGQKLFSPEEKEKPILEQRTEKTKDLGTKTPSSLGPQLLSQQNPEKKVHLSEHCRLYFGALFKAIRVFKGSLGSNKTPETVIRQSKLVIVVGQKLVDTLCKETQERDVRNEILRSSSQLCSLLKNLALATKNAVLQHPSPEALGHLQAEAEKLEQQVWQFRGTLE; this is encoded by the exons GAGCCGGGGAAGCAGCAGTTGTATGATGTCCCAGCCAGCCCCCAGAAGGCAGGACTCTATCCTCCGCTCAGCCAGGCCAGT GGGCACAGTTTTCCCCTGACATCAACAATCATAAGAAAAGACGGCTACAACACGTTACCAAACCCTCAGAAGTCAGAGTGGATTTACGACACCCCAGTGTCTCCAGAAAAAGCCGGTGTAAGAAACGCATCTCTAACCAGCTTCGTGGAGGACACGAGGCCCCATGATGTCCCCAGGTCTACTTCCAGCTTCCATAGTCCTCCAAATAGCAGGGCAGGGTGCCTCACCCAACAACTGTATAGAGATGCGCCCAGGCAGAAAAAATTCAGCCTTCCAGAAATTTCTGGTTATGGCTTTTCAGCACCCAGGGACATATTTCCTTTGGATGAAGGTGTCAGCTACAAGGTTCCCTCAAGTTTTCTGATTCCTCGAGTGGAACAGCAGAACACCGAGCCAAATGTTTATGACATCCCTAAAGCCATGTCAAGCATCCCTCAGGCTGTGAAAGAGCTGGAGAAGGCCGATGGGGCAGCAGAGGTCTGCAGGGACCACAGTTCCTCGTGGTTCTCCAGACGGGTAACATCCGTATCTCCTGACCCAGACAGTTTATCCGTTTCCAGTTCTGACAGCAGGGCCAGCGTTGTTTCCTCGTGCTCCTCCACATCCGTGGACTCCTCTAGTGCCTCGTCCTCAGAGGAATTAGCAAAGGAGCTCTCCTTGGACTTGGACATGGTGAAAGAGATGGTGACGGCTCTGCAGTGCAAGGTGGTCAGCTCTGTTGCAGGACTGATGCTCTTTGTAAGTAGGAAGTGGAGGCTCCGAGAGTGTCTGGAAGCCAACCTGGATGCAATCCACAGGGCCTCCGACCACATAGAAGAGTCCTTAAGAGAATTTTTGGACTTTGCCCGAGGAGTCCAGGGGATGGCCTGCCACCTCACCGACAGTACCCTTCAGGCCAGAATCAGGGATCAGCTACAGACAATCTCCAACTCCTACCAGATCCTGCTTGAAACAAAGGAAAGCCTAAATGGCTGCAACTGGGCCCTGGAAGTTCTTGTGACCGACAAAGTCCAGAACACCCCAGATGACCTTGAGAGATTTGTCATGGTGGCGCGGATGGTTCCAGAAGACATCAAGAGGTTTGCCTCCATTGTCATTGCCAATGGGAGGCTCCTCTTTAAGCAGAACTGTGGGAAGGAAGAGAGTGTGCCCTTGACCCCAAATGCAGAATTTAAGCCTGAAAAATGTGTTCAGCTTCCCCAAAGAATTACTGAATCACTCCAAAGGAGTACTCCTTTTAATGAACAAAGGGAAAGTGAAAACACTCCTgaactgttaaagaaaaatagGGCAAATGTCTGTGGACAG aagttGTTTagcccagaagaaaaagaaaaacccatctTGGAACAAAGGACAGAAAAAACCAAAGACTTAGGAACAAAG ACTCCCAGCTCTCTGGGGCCCCAGCTTTTGAGTCAGCAGAATCCCGAGAAGAAAGTCCACCTTTCCGAACACTGCCGGCTCTATTTTGGGGCGCTCTTCAAAGCCATCAGGGTATTTAAGGGCAGCCTCGGCAGCAACAAGACCCCCGAGACCGTCATCAGGCAGAGCAAACTGGTCATCGTGGTCGGGCAGAAGCTGGTGGACACGCTCTGCAAGGAGACCCAGGAGAGGGACGTGCGCAACGAGATCCTCCGCAGCAGCAGTCAGCTTTGCAGCCTGCTCAAGAACCTGGCACTGGCCACCAAGAACGCGGTGCTCCAGCACCCGAGCCCTGAAGCCTTGGGGCACCTCCAGGCCGAGGCCGAGAAGCTGGAGCAACAGGTGTGGCAATTCAGAGGGACGCTGGAATGA